In the Triplophysa dalaica isolate WHDGS20190420 chromosome 8, ASM1584641v1, whole genome shotgun sequence genome, GCAGAATGCACATTTGTACGAAATACTTCATTTCCTCCCCTTAAACGCAGACATAAACTTCGCCATGTCCAAACTGCGAggaagtttgtgtgtttggtcCGTTTTGGAGTGAAGGTGAGTCCGCGGCGATGCGCGCTATCAAGTGCACTTACTTCATTCACTTCGCTGTCTTCAAATGTTTTACGAGCCGCTTTTGCTTTTGCTTGTTCCGACTTTCTGCTTTTGGACGTTTAATCGTGTTACTTTAGTGGTGGCCTTGGGGATTTTGCGCTTCTTTTATACGTATTTTTAGTACGTAAACTTTGTGCTGTTTATGTTTTCTGTTGAGTTTCTCTTTCTGTCAAACTGAGTTTTGACGCTCGTTATTTTGGTTTAGGGCACAGGGAAGTTGTCACAAGGTCTGTTTCTCGGTAACTATATGGTTTTTAGAGAAAAGTTACACAAATGTGTGTTGTTTGGTGAACTGTTTTGAAACAGCTGCTTATGTTTGTGAACTCTGTGTTTTGAACttgaataacattttgtttttgttatggttTTTGGGGGTAAAGGAAACATGGTTTAACATAGTAAGACATTTAGTTACTTATGTAACCTAATGAGGGTAGATTTTAACAGAATGGTTGACCTGTGTATGTAGGGCAAGGGAAATTTTCATAAACGTCAGGTTGGACAGGTTTGATTAGTGTGTTCcatatacattttgtcaatttATGAATTGTATTTTCTGTGGTTTAAAACAGTGTTAACTTTAACTTGCTTTTTCAAGAATTGAtgtctttttatatttgatataaagACTCCCATTGTGAGAGCTTTACTTAGTGTGACGAAATATTGGGTCTTGACTTCTGTTTAATGAACTATATCTTCAATTATTGGGGAATATTAGTAGAAATGTTTTAAGCAAAACTATGTGACtgtacataaatgtaatgtcacGGATAAACCAACCCAGAGAAAGTTTCGTAACCGACCGATTGTCAGTTTTATAGTCTGgacaaatgtgtttctttgGGATAACATCAAATCTTTCATTAGTGatataatgtgtgtttaaaatatattttagtccTTACGGGATAAGCACTATATGTTATTTCATTCACATTAACAACTATActttatctatttatatttaaactaaGCACAAATGGTAATCAATCCAACCGACTTTTTAAGggagtatttttttctaaaatttcttaatacaattttattaacTGCAAATAGTTCCCTGTTTGTAACTGGCACAGTTAATACGCAAAAAAGTATAATATCTAATAGTTTTACACAGTTTAGTTAGAGTTTTAACTGTTTAGTTAAACTGTTTTGCAGTCCAAGAAAATATCAAACGTTTAACTGTCCCTACACAAAAacatcatatgtgaccctggacaacaaaaccagtcttaagtagcacgggaacatttttagtaattgcCAAAAATACAGCTTATGGGGAAAATTGACAGATTTTTGACAGgacattaagtaaagatcaagttccatgaagatgttttataaatttcctaccgtaaatgtataaaatactttatatttgtgagtggatggcctacAGTGTCCCTGATTATCAACTTCAAAAgtcgattttctcaatattttgcgaATATATaacctcagattccagctttgtgaacagttgttgttccgctagatagtgtcctatcctaacaaaccttatatcaatagaaagcttatttcttcagctttcatatgaggtaaaaatctcaatttcgaaaaattgactggttttgtcgtccagggtcacatagtGATAGAAGTTGCACTATTGTGgagataataataattttatattgtcAGATTCTGTTATGAAGGCTAAATGTGCGGTGTTAGACTGGAATTTGTTTTGTAGTAGCCGTGTACTGGGTTTCTGGTGTGTGTATCTCTGACTGTTCCAGTTTTAATCTCGATCCTCAGAGTATTTGTGCCTGCCTGGGACTGGAGCCCGGGACCGGCCCGTTCGGAATGTTACTGAAGGCCCCGGGATGGACAGGAACATCAGTGACCAGCTCAACAAAGCCTTCGATGCGTACCGAAACGCATCTATCGAGAAAGATCTTGCCAAAAAGGAACTTCAGCACAAGGTTCTGTTGGGAAACAATCAGTTCCATTGAAGTTGGTGTGTATGAAAGGGGAACGTCATTAACAGAAATGTGTCGCTTTTGCAGACGGAGCACTATCAGCGGCACACTTTGCAgttggagagaaagatagaAGAACAAGAAAAGATCATTTCGCACCTCAAAGCTCAACTGTGTTTACCTAAAAAACATGCCTCAGGTATAAACAAAgcaattgttttctttgttagGTATAAGGCGAAGTTTGGTTGATTAGTGTGCCTGTGCTAATGTGTCTCTTCCTGGTCAAACTGTTTTAGGGGAGTTGAAAGTCAGTGAGACCGCGTACAGAAAACAGGAAGCAGAGAGTTCGTCACCTAGCGAACATCCCCCTGACAACCAATCGACTTCCCACAGGACCAATCACTTCCTGGTGCGTCTCCTCATTTCAATAAAAGCGTTCCTGTAGCCCAATAGGTTGCCCAAAGGTTGTAGGCTCGGTTTTCAGGGACATCTACTTTAAAAATGCactgcgtctgccaaatgcatacatgtaaatataacgCATGTGAATTAAGCGAATCTTCGAAATGAgagttttacacattttctcaGCGGACGTGAGAGCTATTTGTTCATTCGttgtttaaatgcacatttgGTCCTGATGTAATTGTTCCAAAGGGCTTCTCTGACCATGACCCCAGACCTCCCACACGGTATATAGTGTTTTTCATTGTTAGCCGCCTGTATGTGGAAGACATTCCTAATAGCCGAGTTTGCAGCGCTTTGCTAGTTATCCGCAGTTCATTCGAGGGTTAAGTTGTGAGAAATGTGCGAAAAAGACGTTGTTCTCTCTCTTCAcagttttatatcatttttcatcGCTATCTGTCCATAGTGAGAATGTTTCTCTAATTGAATCTAGTGTGATAATTCTGCTCAATTGTTTTGAACGTGGACATGTTTTGACCCACAGGGGGCACTAGAGCATAAGGCCCGGGCTGAGAGAATTGAGTTCTCTCCTCTGAAAGGAGGTGTCACTTTTTTTAGATGGCTGTTACTCTAAGATATAGAAATAGCAGGTTGAAATGGCATTTTCACTTTCTCCTGAGCTTAATCTCAAGTAGATAATGGCCTCCGCGCTTCATTCGAAAGCTGTAGTGGCCTTAACTGGTGTATGGAAGAGAGAGATTTTGAAGCATGATTAACTCCTttcataataatgataatgttgGTAGTGTTAAATGGATCCGCATGAATATTACtggataaataaagaaaattaaaggaAATAAAGGAATTCTGTTTTCTCAAAGCCTGTTATAAGAACATCTAACGTAATAAGAATATGCATTTCAAAGCATGAATAGATATTAGATAAGTATAACTTACAGATCATGTAAGATTTGAAACGCTTCTTTGCATTTACGTTTGCATGTGttcttgtattatttaaaacaatagtGTTACATTaatgaacatttaaacagaGTACAGTAATGAGACCGTAGTAATGAGACtaaaaaaaatccccaaaatgtttttttttcctccaCATAATATTTTCTGCTTTTCTCTGCTGAGCTGGTTAATTTTTAATAACTcttaatgaaatatttgaatTCTACAAAAGTTAAATTCATACCCATTCATGTGCTGATATACTGCAgtcactttaaaaaatgatttttaaaattgCTTTTGTCAATcattatatcttttttttcttgcacaGATGAACGACCCCACAGACCGTCCTGGAATGCTTCCCCATACGATATCAGCTGCTTGTGGGATAAAGAGGTACGAGATTCGTATCACTTTACACGATTAATTATTAAAGACGAATTTTACACTGCGGTCCCACAGGCACACCGATCAAAGTTTACACAGCGCTTTAACAACTCACTGTGAAGTTAGAGTTGGCAAAGCGCTGTTTTTGGATTTGTTATATGTCGACATATAAACAACGGCATATAAATCTAATTTGGAGGCAACACTTCATGAAATACTTGCGGTTATTAGAGATCTGTTTAGTATTCTTAGTTTTTTCTTAGCAAAAGGGGAAGTGCACAATCTGAAATCAGCTCTCGTCAATAACTGTGAAGAGGTCAAATCTTTTCCGTTGTACCAGATGAGCTcgaaaatcaaatcaaagagtTAGTTGGGGTGAGGACAGTGTGTTCTTCAGGCACGGATGCAGTGTACATACAATGTAcataagttaaataaaaatcatatgaAAGTGCCTTTCGATAAAAACGTAACCGGATGTTTATTTATTCGTctggttattttttataaaaggaaGCATGAGGTTCTGTAatgtgtctctctctttatctcagCGAGGACATTCTGGGCGCTCTGCAGGAAATTCAGGGGACTTTCCAGAGGATTCAAACTTTATCGAGACGGCAGAAAGATCACCTAAAGAGAATACACAATGGAAGGGAAACCACAAATGgtaacatctttttttttaataaagctcATTTGCAAATTTGGACTAATGTCCTTTATTAAATTATAGCTGTTGTACCACCTCACCCAAGCgcttttcttttgtattctaaTTAAATTAGGTAAAATAATAGCTGTGGACTTAAAATTACTTTGGAAATGTCACAACAAATTAGTAATTATATAACTAGTAGTGTACGGCAGCACGCGAGTAATTATACATTTCAGTGTTTGTTCCTGTGTGCAATTAAAAGCAGAAAAGCTTGATGCGGAGCCATGGTGTCTCTTTGCTCTTTGCTCcaatgacctctgacctccgCGCAGCATTAAAATAGACTGAGCAGATGAACATGTTCAATTATCACTttgataaatgttgtttttcgaGCGGTACACTGTTACACAATTACGTGTCCTCTGTGAACAGACTTGAGAAACAATACGCCAGTGAGATGTATTTTTGGATGTGGAAACTGCACAGAAAGGACAGCGTGTTTTTGCCCCACACCACAGCCTTGTGCATTTAAATTTGATTAGTCCGACGCTTGTGTTTAGGGTTAAAATTCTAAAACAGTAACAATTGGTTTAACGTTTTTTGAGACAGGCAAAAACTTTATGACTTCATTTCAATACGGGACGTGAAACATATCTAGCGACCTGGTGTCTGATGTATAAACGCTTTGGcattaaaatgtgctttctcAGTTGTCCATGCAGATATCAGCattgaacaaatacatttagcGTAAATATATGCTCACTGCGCACATTAAGGATGTGTGCACGCAAAGTTTAAACGCAAGACCCAAGGTAATTATTGAGGTTCATCTCTTTTGactaaaacaagcaaacaaccACCCGAAACACCTCGGAAAGCTCATAGCAGCGTGCTCGAACACTTTAAACCACATAACAACGCCCTGGCAAACACCTTCGCattttcatccaaaaatataGAAGCCTGATGTTGTATATTTCTTGATGGTGAGGAACAGATGCTGAGTGCTAATAATCCCATCCCAAACCAGCAATGTGAAGATGAGACATTTCTCTTTAGTTTCCACAACAGTCTTATTCAGGCCTTAAAAGACACGAGGGTTAGAGAAGTTTGGTGTGAACTAGTTCAGACTGACATGcccattttgttttgtttctcagaCAAAGGTGTGACTTAAATAGCATTTGAGTTAAATTACTTCTCTTACGTAGCTTTAATAAAATTCACGCTCGCTTTCTTTGAATAGAAAATAGTTCTGAAAGTTCTGATATATTGTATATCCGATATACTTTGTGTTGCATCAAGTTTACAGGGTCAGAacaatatgagggtgagtaaataatgacattaatGTCCAATATTGGCCAAACTGTTTCTTTATCAAGTGATTCTTCCCTGGAAGTACAAGCAGCAAGGATTGAATACAATTATTCCCCTGAAAACAATATCAAATTTGCTTCCTTTGTAAAATGACGTAGAATGCGTAGCATATCAATTAAGTATCTCTGTAATTGAGTCTGAGCAATTCTCTGATCATTATGATTTCATAGTGTTACGTTATACCGGCTCCACTTGCCGGCTTTGATCAGGATGCCCCGGAGAAGCATTTCGACTTGTGTCAGTGATTTTAATTGGCTGGCGCAGTTGTTATGTTAGAGCAGTTCTCACTGCATTGTTTGGTGCTAAAATTGACAGAGTTGCTCATTAATAGTCAGCGTTGCATGGTGTGCATATCACTGCTCCGCTTCTATGCATTTGCATACTAATGTCCTTAAATCTATATGAGTATAAGGGAGAAGTTTAAAATCTGATTGCTTATCTGTTTCTGATCATGTGAATTGTCTCCATCGGATATATGAATGTATTACACGGATTCTCTCCCGAGGTTAATTACATGTTGATATCCAGTCTTCAATCTATGAATTGTTTGTAAGGATAAAGGAAAGGATCACCAATCACAAGTGTAACGTCAGAGACGTGTAAGCTGAAGAGTAGTTTTGATGTGTTGGATTGGATTCTTTAGAAGTGCTCCAAAACTTTTGTAATTGTGAGTTTCTACCACACCTTTTCAAACTTTTGATCAGAAGAAAGTTATTTTCAGGTTTGTGGTGGTGAGAGAGGTTGGGTCAAAGGTCAGTGAGTGTAAAGGTGTCATCGAAACTCTTCTCTTTTTCGTACTGCTTTTAGACTTCTGTGTAAAAGTCCTCGTCATGGAAATGGGAAGCAACACCTTTCAGTTCGCAACATTGTGGCAGGTTCATAAAACTATCCATTCTGAAAAAAGTGATGTTGActttttcaatgcatttttgtaGGCTTATTGTGTATGATTCAATGGTGCATGTTACCCCAAaagcaaaatacttttttacttgTTAAAGGTACTTGTTCGtaggatagttcacctaaaaatatgaatacaggtttggaataacatgcgAGTGAatgggtaaatgatgaaaatgatgaaaatatccCTTCAGTGTGTTAATTCTTTCATCTATGTTTATGTAATAACAgcgtttattaaaataaatggtcTCTTCACAGAGATGCTTGGAGTTCTGTTTTCATAGTACTCAAGCTGTTTTCCTTTTCAAAGATTAGAGAAAGCGGATTTGTCATGACCCTTGTAAAATACCAGACGTCACTGATCCTGCACAAATATGCAAACTGCTTTCAAATGTTCTTTTCCCATCTGTCTCCAGAGCAGTTTTCCATGCCCATACAGTGCACCGATGTCACTGGCGAACAGGCCGAGGTGTCCTTCTCCCCAGCACTGAGACCGGAGGCTAGCAGCGTCTCTGCGCCCCTCGCGTCACGCGGTGCTGATCCAGACGATGTCAGTTTTGATACTCTACGAGAACTGAGTGTCAAGTTCCCTCCGAACAACACAGAGTATGATTTTCTGAACAGTACGCCAGATAAACGGATAGAGCTGCCCGTGCTCGGGCCAGGCCTGGAAAGCCACATACACCCTTTGAGGGAGGAGTCTTATGCGTCATATCCCGTCCACTCTTCGCCCACTCACACGTCTGCATCTTCAGTGTCGCTGGAAAATGTACGAGGACCCCAACAGGTAAGAGGGAAGTTCACACGCACGTTCCAAAATGAACACTTGCGAGTTCATATGCGAGTTAAATTACGTTTGGCGAGGAATGGTCACATAATAAAAAGTGAGTACAAACATTGAGGAAATGgctcaattatttatttatcgaCTTGTCAAATTAATTTCCAGTGTTGTAAGAACTAAAACTGGCATTGTGGattctttttttctctgtgaGCTTATcacagtgcattctgggatagtTTTCTCTGAGAAAGACACCTTGACGTTTGGGCAAggggtatttttatttaattttgttaaacTGTTGAGTAGTCAGCTAACTAGGTTTTCTAACAGAGCTTTGTGTTGGCATCAAACATTAAGTGATGTTTATCACCTCTTTATGTACTTTTCTGTATTGAACACTGCATAGGCAGAAgccctaaaaaaaaacaaatttattatttttacatgtttttaggcAGCATTGTATGACTCATTCACAGAAAAGATGACCCCATAATGCATTGCGGGATATCTATAGTGTATTTTActaattttgtgtgtgttgtgcagtGTTTTGCTCTaatgttgggttgttttaaccatCTTTGAGTTAAATATGGACGAACTCAATCATTGTTTCAAAAGATATTGAGTTATTTTAACCCATAATGGGTCAAATGTGGCCACTTCTTGTTTATGTTAAACCTATGGATGGATTGAAACAGTCCAGCATTCTTtacaattattgttttttaacaaagcGTTAATTGTAAATACAGATAAAGGTACCAAGCTACATGCGTGAATATAAAATGATCACACAAACAGTCGTCTTCTTACAGTTAAATCGACACGGGCTCAATGTTATATTGCAATATAAATATTCACAAGTTGAGAAATTGCAAATGAAATCTGATAAAAAGATCCCTATTGTTTTTACCTGTACATATGGAGAAGTGAGAAACTCGCACCTATTATATAAGCTTCACATCTGCAATGGATTCAGCGTAAATCCATTTAAGATGTCAATTAGGATGTGCTAAGACCACAGAGAGCTGTGAATCACATATCACAGAGACTTCTGTGTTGTCGTACTATTACATTGGCTTCTGTGctgttcttttgcttgtttctAGTTTTAAGCGTGGAGATACTTACACTGTCTTTTAAGAACCTGAAGTTGTATTGTTGGCAAACAGACATTATAAATGGAACGGCTGTTACTAAGTGTATATCCGCAAAGACTTTTTGAATATCACAGTGCTACAAATGGGAAGATAGCTGACAAGCTGTTTTGGTTATCATGCGGCCTAATTCAGTTTAAGAAATACGATGTCAAAGGACAAGTTTAGGAAACAAGGCTTTGCCTGGTGTCAGCagacatattttattatgattGAATGAATATTAATCAGAAGTGTCATATGCATCTTGTTCTTACGATTGCCTTTGATCATTACCTACAGTAATAATGAAGTTTCTTTGAGTCTTGCTAGACATGTGAAGCCATTTAGTAAAGGGTTTAGAAATACTGAATGAAAGAAATCGTTCAACCAAACACGAAAATTCTCgaatcatttattcaacatCATGccatcttctgcagaacgctaaataagacattttgaagaatgttggttaccaaacaacattggcccccattgactttaccacagagacatttctcaaaatatcttcttttgcgtctACAGAGGAATAAATGTAGTCAATATTTCTATATTTGGGttcactatc is a window encoding:
- the tank gene encoding TRAF family member-associated NF-kappa-B activator encodes the protein MDRNISDQLNKAFDAYRNASIEKDLAKKELQHKTEHYQRHTLQLERKIEEQEKIISHLKAQLCLPKKHASGELKVSETAYRKQEAESSSPSEHPPDNQSTSHRTNHFLMNDPTDRPGMLPHTISAACGIKSEDILGALQEIQGTFQRIQTLSRRQKDHLKRIHNGRETTNEQFSMPIQCTDVTGEQAEVSFSPALRPEASSVSAPLASRGADPDDVSFDTLRELSVKFPPNNTEYDFLNSTPDKRIELPVLGPGLESHIHPLREESYASYPVHSSPTHTSASSVSLENVRGPQQPFWTPDLQDTSGQASGTDAQQMNSREKCAFCMDDVPPNHMYSHLNSHFKNKAGD